Proteins encoded in a region of the Muntiacus reevesi chromosome 21, mMunRee1.1, whole genome shotgun sequence genome:
- the LOC136152439 gene encoding olfactory receptor 5AC1-like, with translation MMEVNKTLVIEFFLTGLTDLPGLQVPLFLVLLVIYLTTMAGNLGLILLIWKDPRLHTPMYSFLGSLAFADACSSSSVTPKMLVNTLDKNQTMSLFECMAQYYFFGSSATTECFLLVVMAYDRYAAICRPLLYPVVMSDKLCTWLISASYAIGFLHPMIHIGLLFRLSFCRSNIIHHFYCEILPLFAISCTDPSINALVLFISASFIQAFTFMTIMVSYTFVLFAILRKKSEKSRSKAFSTCSAHLLSVSLFYGTLFFMYVRPGSGPDQYQDKMYSLFYTIIIPLLNPFIYSLRNKEVLGACRKLIKK, from the coding sequence ATGATGGAGGTGAACAAGACCCTGGTGATAGAATTTTTTCTCACAGGACTCACAGATCTCCCAGGGCTGCAGGTCCCCCTGTTCCTGGTGCTCCTGGTCATCTACCTCACCACTATGGCGGGCAACCTTGGGCTGATTCTTCTCATCTGGAAGGACCCCCGTcttcacacccccatgtactcaTTCCTGGGCAGCTTGGCCTTTGCAGATGCCTGCTCCTCATCTTCCGTGACTCCCAAGATGCTTGTCAACACCTTAGACAAGAATCAAACGATGTCTCTCTTTGAGTGCATGGCCCAGTACTATTTTTTTGGTTCCAGTGCCACCACAGAATGCTTCCTCCTggtggtgatggcctatgaccgctatgcaGCCATATGCAGACCCTTACTTTACCCAGTGGTGATGTCTGACAAACTCTGCACTTGGCTGATAAGTGCATCATATGCGATTGGTTTTCTGCATCCTATGATACATATAGGATTATTGTTTAGATTATCTTTCTGCAGGTCTAATATAATACATCATTTCTACTGTGAAATCTTGCCACTTTTTGCAATTTCTTGCACTGATCCATCTATTAATGCATTAGTGCTTTTTATTTCTGCCTCTTTTATACAAGCTTTTACTTTTATGACCATCATGGTCTCTTACACCTTTGTCCTCTTTGCCATCCTGAGAAAGAAGTCTGAAAAGAGCAGGAGCAAAGCCTTCTCCACGTGCAGCGCCcaccttctctctgtttccttGTTCTATGGCACTCTCTTCTTCATGTATGTGCGTCCTGGGTCTGGCCCTGATCAGTATCAGGATAAAATGTATTCACTGTTCTACACGATTATAATTCCCCTGCTAAACCCCTTTATTTATAGCCTAAGAAATAAGGAAGTTTTAGGTGCATGTAGAAAactgataaagaaataa